The Chloroflexota bacterium region CTGGAGCATCTTCCTCCACGCCGTCACCCTGGTCACCATCACCATCCTCTTCGTCATGATGGACACCGTCGGCGCGGTCTATGGCGGCGCGGCCATCGCCCTGGGCGGCGTCTTCCTTGCCATGAGCCTCCACCTCCTCCGCAGCCTCTCTCTCGCCCACGCCAAGCGCCTCTACCTCTTCTCCCTTCTCTATCTCGCCCTGCTCTTTCTCTTCGTCGGTCTTGAGGGAAGCGTCTAACGATTGCAGCATCGGCCTTCGCCAGGGCCGGGAGAGCGAGCCTTCACGATGGTCTCCGGGTTCACACGCTGGTTCACGCGCCTCAGCGATCGCATCAGCCCTCGCGCCCTTGGCCGCTTCGTCCTCCTCTCCGCCGTCTTCACCGGGGGCCTCATCGTCTACGGCGCATGGGTCCGCGTCTCCGCCTCCGGCCTCGGCTGTCCCGATTGGCCCCTCTGCGATGGCGCTGACCTCCCCGGCAACAAGTTCGCCGCCATCGAATCGGGCCACCGGCTCCTGGCCGGCATCACCGCTGCCATGGTCTGCGCCGGCGGCGTCTTTGCCTGGATGAAGCGCAGGCTTATCCCCGGCCCCGCTAGACTCTTGGTCGCCGCGGCGCTCCTCATCTTGGGCCAGGCCATCCTGGGCGGTATCGTCGTCCTCACGGACCTCCACGGCTTCACACGCCTCGCGCACCTGGGGCTGGGCATGACCATCCTCGCCCTCCTCTTCATCGGCGGCTACGCCCTCGTGCAGCAGCCCGCGCGAGCGCGTATCGGCCCCCTTGGCCGGGGACACCTGGTCTTGCTGGGAGCGGGCGTCATCATGTTCGGCGGCACCATGGTCGCCACCTCCACCGGCGCGCTCTGCCATAACCTGCCCTACTGCGCCTCAGAATCTCCCAGCATGGCCGCCTTCCTCCACGGCGCTCATCGCACCTTGGCGATCATCTTTGCCGTCGGCGTCGTTGCCCAGGGGATCATCCTTCGCAAGCGCGGCGCGGATCAGGGAACGTGGCTTGCCTATTGCGCCCTCTTCGCCTTCACAGCAGCCCAGCTCGGCGCAGGCGTGGCGACGGTGGTGAAAGACCTGCCCGATGAGCTTCGCGTCCTCCACGTCGCTCTCGCCACCCTCATCTGGGCAAGCATCGTCAGTCTCTGGTCCCTGTTCTCCTTCGCCGCTTCGCCCAAAAGGGCCGCCTAGGCGGACGTCCCCATCGCCAGGGCGATCTCTTCCCGCACCCAGGCCTCACCCTCTCGCGCCGCCGCCTCCTTCAGCGCCCTCCGGGACTCCCTTCCGCCGATGCGCCCCAGCGCCCATGCGGCGTGTCCGCGCACCAGCGCCTCGCGATGGCTCAGTGCCTGGACAAGCGCCGGGACCGCCCTGGCATCGCGCAGATTCCCAAGGGCGATGCATACGTTGCGCTGCAGGCCGCTCAACTTCGCCCGGCGGACCGCGCTTCCCCTGAATCGCCGCTCGAAATCGGCCTCGGTCAGAGAGAGCATCTCGATCAAGTCCGGCCACGCCGAATCAGCATCCTTCGGCGCGAATTCGCTATCGCCCTCACCGCGGGAACGACTGTTCACCGGGCAGACATCCTGGCAGATGTCACAGCCAAAGACCCAATCGCCCATGAGCGGACGCATTCCCCGGGGGATCACGCCCCGATTCTCGATCGTGTGATAGGAGATGCACCGGCGGTTGTCCACAACATACGGAGCTATGATGGCGTTGGTGGGGCAGGCCGGGATACAGGCGATGCACTTGCCGCAGTTCTTCTTCAGCGGCCTGTCCGGCGTCAGCGGAAGGTCCGTGATCACCTCTGCAAGGAAGACCCACGAGCCAAGGCCGCTCGTCAGGAGGTTCGTATTCTTTCCGAACCATCCAAGCCCGGCCCGCTGGGCCACGGCGCGGTCGGGCATCGGCCCATAGTCAACGTAGAACCTGCTCTCCATCGCGCCAAGCTCGGCCAGCTGCTTCGTGAAGGCCTTGACGCGCCTCTCGATGACTTTGTGGTAGTCGCGCCCCCACGCATAGCGCGCGATCCGTCCGCGCAAAAGCCCGTCCGCAGGATGGCCCGGCGGAGCGACCGCGTAGCTGAGGCCCAATGAGATGATGGAACGCGCCCCAGGCAGCAGCTCCTTCGGCCTGCATCCGCGCCGAGCCCGCGCCTCGTTGTACCACGGCAGGCCGTCCAACAGTCCGGCCCGGACGCGCTCGGCGATGACCTCCTCCGTCTCGGGAAAGTCCTCGGCGGACGTCACGCCGACGAGATGGAAGCCCGCCGCCTTGGAAAGCCCCTTCACCTGGCGTGTCAGGCTCGCCACACGTGGGGAAACGGTAGCCGGGGAATCGCTCATGTCATGACTCCGCCTCAGCAATTCACGCTGACGCCAGTACCCCTCTCCCTCGATGGGAGAGAGCCTGCGCTGAGTCTGCCGAAGCGAACTCAAGCGTAGCCCGAGAGGAGAGGGTGATCTTCTCAGTGGCCCTAGTCTATGAGGGGAGACCCGAGGAAGGAACCCATCCCTGACCATCCCACCTTTACGCTACCCGGTCAGCTCTTCGCCGCCGTCCACGCCGATCACGTTGCCCGTGATCCAATAGGCTCGGTCGTCGCTCAAGGCCGCGATCGCCTTCGCCACATCCTCCGGCGTCGTCAGGCGCTTGCTCGGGTTCTTCCGCTTCGCCCCGTCAATGAGCAGGTCGTTCCCGGGGATCTTTCGCAGGGCGGGCGTGTCCGTGACGCCTGCGCGGATCGCATTGGCGCTGATCCCGCGCGAGGCCAGCTCATAGGCCAGCTGGCGGATGTGCGCCTCCAGCGCCGCCTTCGCGGCGGAGACCGGCCCGTAGGAGGGCCAGGCGTGGAAATCGCCCGCGCTCGTCATCGCGAAGATCTTGCTGCCGCGTTGGAGCAAGCCCTGCTGGTCAAGGTCCTGCGACCAGTAGACCAGGCTGTTCGCCATCACATCCAGCGTCATCTCCATCTGCTTCTGGTTCACCAGCTCATCCGCCTTCGCCCCCGTAAAGGGCCGCAGCGTGCCGAAAGCCAGCGAATGCATCAGCACATTCACGAACTCGCCGGGGCGCAGCCTCGCCCTCATCTCCTGGGCCGTCGCCTTGCGCTTCTCCGGGTCGGCCGCGTTCATATTGAAGAAGATCGCCTCTTTGCCATGGGCGCGCACATCCGCCTGCACCTTCT contains the following coding sequences:
- the queG gene encoding tRNA epoxyqueuosine(34) reductase QueG gives rise to the protein MVRDGFLPRVSPHRLGPLRRSPSPLGLRLSSLRQTQRRLSPIEGEGYWRQRELLRRSHDMSDSPATVSPRVASLTRQVKGLSKAAGFHLVGVTSAEDFPETEEVIAERVRAGLLDGLPWYNEARARRGCRPKELLPGARSIISLGLSYAVAPPGHPADGLLRGRIARYAWGRDYHKVIERRVKAFTKQLAELGAMESRFYVDYGPMPDRAVAQRAGLGWFGKNTNLLTSGLGSWVFLAEVITDLPLTPDRPLKKNCGKCIACIPACPTNAIIAPYVVDNRRCISYHTIENRGVIPRGMRPLMGDWVFGCDICQDVCPVNSRSRGEGDSEFAPKDADSAWPDLIEMLSLTEADFERRFRGSAVRRAKLSGLQRNVCIALGNLRDARAVPALVQALSHREALVRGHAAWALGRIGGRESRRALKEAAAREGEAWVREEIALAMGTSA
- a CDS encoding SDR family oxidoreductase, with the translated sequence MSNEPARRWALILGASSGFGGATAVELAKAGHHIVGVHLDRSSTMPMAEKVQADVRAHGKEAIFFNMNAADPEKRKATAQEMRARLRPGEFVNVLMHSLAFGTLRPFTGAKADELVNQKQMEMTLDVMANSLVYWSQDLDQQGLLQRGSKIFAMTSAGDFHAWPSYGPVSAAKAALEAHIRQLAYELASRGISANAIRAGVTDTPALRKIPGNDLLIDGAKRKNPSKRLTTPEDVAKAIAALSDDRAYWITGNVIGVDGGEELTG